In one window of Pseudochaenichthys georgianus chromosome 5, fPseGeo1.2, whole genome shotgun sequence DNA:
- the LOC117446624 gene encoding transcription factor HES-5-like: MKPAEIRFSLQRPLQHRDPDMAPTITAAMTNSQEPHTLTHKLRKPLVEKLRRERINSSIEQIKSLLGPEFLKQQPDSKLEKADILEMTVCVLRRLQPQNQAVDSAAVNQGYSRCVQEVTHFLSKEQGKTQSQRRLLNHVNKMQCSSDKNLREADFSLLSSTVQTSITEKSPVNSAPWRPW; the protein is encoded by the exons ATGAAGCCAGCAGAGATCAGATTCTCTCTACAGAGACCTCTACAGCACAGAGATCCAGACATGGCACCTACAATCACTGCAGCAATGACCAACTCTCAGGAGCCTCACACTCTGACCCACAAG CTCAGAAAGCCTCTGGTGGAGAAGTTACGCAGAGAGCGAATCAACAGCAGCATTGAGCAGATCAAGTCTCTCCTGGGTCCAGAGTTCCTCAAACAGCAGCCAGACTCCaagctggagaaagcagacatcCTGGAGATGACAGTGTGTGTTCTGAGACGACTGCAGCCGCAGAATCAAGCTGTGGACTCAGCAGCTGTCAACCAGGGCTACTCCAGGTGTGTCCAAGAGGTGACACACTTCCTGTCCAAAGAGCAGGGGAAGACTCAGTCCCAGAGAAGACTGCTCAACCACGTCAACAAGATGCAGTGTTCCTCTGATAAGAACCTGAGAGAGGCTGACTTCTCTCTGCTGAGCTCCACAGTCCAGACCAGCATCACCGAGAAGAGTCCAGTCAACAGCGCCCCCTGGAGGCCGTGGTAG
- the LOC117446632 gene encoding transcription factor HES-1-like — protein sequence MKPAEIRFSLQRPLQHRDPDMAPTITAAMTNSQEPHTLTHKLRKPLVEKLRRERINSSIEQIKSLLGPEFLKQQPDSKLEKADILEMTVCVLRRLQQQNEKQRRLLNHVNKMQCSSDKNLREADFSLLSSTVQTSITKEKSPVNSAPWRPW from the exons ATGAAGCCAGCAGAGATCAGATTCTCTCTACAGAGACCTCTACAGCACAGAGATCCAGACATGGCACCTACAATCACTGCAGCAATGACCAACTCTCAGGAGCCTCACACTCTGACCCACAAG CTCAGAAAGCCTCTGGTGGAGAAGTTACGCAGAGAGCGAATCAACAGCAGCATTGAGCAGATCAAGTCTCTCCTGGGTCCAGAGTTCCTCAAACAGCAGCCAGACTCCaagctggagaaagcagacatcCTGGAGATGACAGTTTGTGTCCTGAGACGACTGCAGCAGCAGAATGAAAAGCAGAGAAGACTGCTGAACCACGTCAACAAGATGCAGTGTTCCTCTGATAAGAACCTGAGAGAGGCTGACTTCTCTCTGCTGAGCTCCACAGTCCAGACCAGCATCACCAAAGAGAAGAGTCCAGTCAACAGCGCGCCCTGGAGGCCGTGGTAG